TTAACTGTAAAAGTAAAAAGTTTAGGACTATTACCAGAAGCAATTAATGGAAAATGTTTTTAGGGGTACTGCAAGTGCCTATACAAAAACCGGTTTGGTTTGGGGTACTGTAGTACCCGAATCCCTATGTACGAGCCGCGCCTGTCTATACAtatcattacattttaaatgttatatggaagttttataatgttgataagtatgtatgtacatacataataaagcaTATATTGCATTACTCAAGCCTTATTGTATTGTCTATCGAGGATCAATTTTCAAATCTTATAATTATTATGATGTAAATAAATGTGTTCATATTTTACTTTACTTTGTTTGATACGATaattatgcgagttttttttccGAGTCAGTATATCAGTTGATTTAGCTGGTCTTTCAAGAGCCTTGGAAAATTCACCCGAGGCTTTTCTCCCAATGTTATTTGCCGCCGCTCGTTGTCTATGAAAATAAGCGTAATTTCCATTCGTACCGTTTTTAAAGAAGTACATCCCCCGGATTTCATTCTCGTCGTCTCAAAATTGGTGGGGTGGGTATTCCTACGACACTGGCCTCCCCCGCAACCCCGGAATTCGCAATTTCCCCGTGCGATATCTTTATTAGGCATCTCGTCGCGTGCCAGGCAGGGATTTTGCCTCGTATTTATCGCCGAAATTATTATAGGCGTTTTCTCTATTGTTGAAAAGCAAAGCGaggattttcattatttataatgtacGATATATTTCGGTATCGGTCCGTATGATCACCGGCTCGTGGCTTGTTCGATAtacatttgtttgtatgtatgtatcgaacAAGGCAAGATTACTCTCGTTTATTCCTTTAAAAGTATCGAATTAGTaagaaaaaagtttatttttcataaagaaAGTTGTGACCTATCCGTGACCTTAATATTAGTAACAGCTTTTATTTTACCCCAGTCGTGTTAAGATATTTTTCGTTAAgattttaatgatattatatttcgTTAGGGTGTATTTTAATTGATTGTACACATGCAAGCTCGTATCTTATTTCAGATCATATTATTTGACTGTCCATTAGGTAAggacaaaaattcaaatttaggaTTTTTCACTATGTatctagtaaaaaaaaaacttgcgtCATATCAAGGTAacgtcaaatatatttttttatgattttaaacacATGTCAAGTAATTTATctcgaaagaaaaaaacagaaaaatactcAAAAATCATTACATAGTGCAATTTTAATTCTAAGGTCCCCGTTTTGGACTACATATGGTCTCAGACGTAAACCGTCCCTTTGGAAAATAGTTTTCATAATAACAACAGGATCATTTTCATGGTCCTGTTGTTATTTTGACTATCAAAGTTGCTGTGAGCTTTTTTGATTATCCCGCACCTCTACTAAGTTCCCACTATGATTGGTgtgaaaatttagaattttcacACCAATCATAAATGGGAATaacgaatatataaatatgcgaTAAGATAGGAATGCCAAAAATTCTTCATAACAAGTCGATAAGATCCGCTATATAAGGCGCACCCTAACTCGAGTCAAGGCAGTAAATAATCAACAGTACTATGAGCAAGCTCTTAATAGTCATTACTAAATCTACCTATACTACGCGCTTCTCTGTTACTTCCAAATTCAAACCCCAAGATCAAACTCAAAATGTTCTTCGAGTATATTAAGTgattgtttattaaaaattagtaaaaaatataaaatgaagataaatagattaaaataatctctTTCATTTCTCATAACTTGGATTGAacgttcataaaataaaaatataaatattaatcggGGTGTTGAATAAATCATCATTAATCCcaatcaactttttaaaaagACAAACTTCCTTTGGAACGTAAAAAAACCTATTTGGGGGCACATAATAAAGCATCATTATTTAACTAACGAAATAAGTTTGTACAAtcggtatttaatttaaatgttattaaaatccatattttttccatatttaattatgtgtgtatgtattaacataaatacatatgtacatagatgctgAGATCGTTTCATTCGAAATAAATTTCAGCAGCTTTTTATTCATACACAGAATTTTACATTGTCACTTCAATCCAGAAGTAGATGGAAAACTGAGGAAAATTTCACTGTGACTGATAGGTGAAGAGGCAACCCTTGACACAACGAGGTACGCACTTTGAGAAGTAGGCAAGCATTGATAACTTCGTTCGTacgaaaaatgtataaaaaacataatCTCGAACAATTTGGCGTATGTGAAAAATTCAgtgcaatattattatttcatacaatCCGGTAGAGCAATTCCCGTGCTCGACGCTTTCGCGAGTGTGAAAGTGGCATTTTACAGCTTTATTTATACATGTGTCgccgagataaaaaaaaaccgatcCAATATCGATGAACACGAATCTCGTACGACATCCCTCGTCCAATAAAGCCACAATAAGGGGTGTCGAAGCGACAACGAGGCGTTCACGGAATGTCTCGAAGTCTCTTTGCTTTGTGCAAGAGCTGCACCGGAAAACGACACGGCAAACGGTGAGCATGGGTGAGCTTCAGGTGGCAGGTGATGTCCTTGTAGGCTATGGGGATGGTATGGGGTGACCATCCCCCACTCCAGTGTGTAAGACCGCCTCTATTGTGTACCAGATAACAATATATACCTTATAAATATGCGAAGAGGGACTCGACGCCTACGGTACGTGGCGCGTGTGAAACTAtcgtcttatacatatatgtacgtatatgtgtgTGATAAAAGCGTTACCGTATTTATACCCTTTTATGCAAAACTGGGAATTTCGTAAAATATATCACGCTTACGGCGTGGTAAGATTGTAATGCCACCGAATTATATTCGCGGTGAAAGATTTGGATCTTGTATTATTGCCTGAATTTTGCTTCGGAAAATCGTACATATTGAATGTCTATTGTATAAGGTTGGTTCTTTGTTCGTTTGTTATGTATGGTATATTATTTCAGGTGAACGTATTATTCACCACATGAAGATTGCCCACATGAGTACTGTCTGCGGTTTAATAttggtttcatttttatttttcatatttctatTGGTTTTCTGTGTTACGGAGTTCTCGCGTGAACAATGTGCACAATGGGCAATCCTCTTGTGGGAAATAATCATGGAATCATTATTTAATGGTACTATAACTTATACTTTTGCAAAGGGTCAGAGCCTCCATACAAGATTGCTTTCgttatttttccttttaaaatgCTTACATAAAAACGATGACCAATTCAGCTATGtagttatattatttattttattttaagtttaagcttggagtattttggcattacaggagtccctaatgtgccacaatggtctaaaaaacacagacaaaaaatacatttatagataatcataaaaacaatagcagataaagtaaaaatatcaaaaaataaaataaaaagcaggaaatgtcttgcacctatagccagcaccaatatacatacatacatatatgaacaagtcgcaaatacaaaacatccctgcaagGCACTagtggaagagagaagatcaaaattcaactcatacatcacattcaactatgaaaatattgatgagcgCAGTCTACCAgccaaatatgttaaaataatctcaGATAATTTACGACTCATTTTTTAAGGactaaaaacaacaaacaaaacTTTTGAGAAGTGTAGTGATTGGCTTTAATGTTAGtgtaatatttaatgttgaatttgtattattaatgcaagcatacatatgtatgtctttcaTCCTTTCTTCATCATCACAAAAAACACTTTCTgtgtattttgtaataatattttatattttttatgtgccAAGTACATACAGTCTCATTAATTtgctacatataaaaatatcataatttaaccatataaaaattatagataaattattttttatttaagttttttttttattttatttttttttttttttacataaatatttttacatacatatgtatatacaaatataccaggaaggctttacaggtaaaccctGTACGAATTTTACGAAttttaacaatacgaattttgtattcgataaacaaccacagagacatctatggtgagcaatatggcgaaacctaagatataacaataactaaaggttcgcaacagaaaattgggaaggaaacgccaattttacaggaatcgtttcaatgaaaatcagaaaaattggcaaattctgataagaaacgatcgaccttgacataCCAAGGTCTGGCCTATAGCGAgacagcgggaatcgaactcgtaacatcaagtacgagattcaacttgatgttacgagttcaaattcaacattcaccactagaccacgctactggttttatttttatgtacatatgtatgtacatatgtattctaagATTGCATACACGAAAACGTTACGTTGGTTTCCTTCatttttcatgttatatttttttcatacggaatatgtaagtaaatatgtatgtatgtattatatatacattttatcaaatttggtTTATAtggtatcatacatatatttatgatataagCCAAagtaaaatagtacatatttgaatactcatctcgaactaataatacatattcgaataaataatacatatttgaatacacaTCTCGAACCTTTGATCTGGCCCAATCAAAGTATTCTATTATGAGATCAGACATTCGTAATTCGATTGAAAATCGATGTTGTGCTCTTTTTTATGTGGAGAAATGTTTCGGAGGTTAATTGGCTCGACTGCCGACAGTATTATATGCTtacctgtgtatgtatgtgtatgtatagcaTTTAtctcttttatgtacatatatacttacgtCATCTGAATTTTTCTGTTCCGCTTAGGTATAATTCGTTAGGTTTTAAATATGCCGACTTTCGTGCACAAAGGGCTCCGCGTTATTAAATCGAGTCTCCCGAATTTGCATAGCACGGTcatattgttgttgttgttgtgttGTTAAAGTTTTACGAATAAATTAAACGGATGAAATGTGTCCCGTTTCTCGTCTGACAGTCTCGTTCCACGGTCGACACACGTGTCACATTAATTTCCAAACCCGAATTTTGATTAAACGCCACCTGAGTAGAGTTTCCAGGTTGTAATTAAGTGCGGCACACGTACGTATATGTACTCTCGTATGTCATCCGATCATTTAGTGCGTGATGTTTCTTAAGAAAATaccatatgtaatataattatagCAATAGTAATATGACGGTTTTTTTCCGATGgcaaattcattattttttcgacCAAATTTTCCCTCTGTTTTTCCGTTGGTTTTTCTTTGATTGTCACCCAAAgcttttgatttatttgttcGGCTTCGACTTTGGATAATTAGTGTGGGATTTTTTCTGGTTTTCTCCGGCCTCAGACCCAATCAAACAACACTTTAGCGCATCTTTGAATCGATGTGACGAGGGTCCTCATTCTACCCTTCTCTGGAAATAATAATCCGTTTTTATAGGGGATGGAAAAACTATCGAAGACCGATAAACGAAGGTCAACAGTCACTATTGAGGCTGTTCCAGTGGGTTGTGACACATGGGAAATAAAACGTTCAGAATAccaacgattttattatttcttaaattgctatgtatttcttgatgctaataatgattttaaaacattgaatatatgagctgttttttttttaattttaagtcattaaaatttttatgataCTAGGCAACTTTGCTCGGGCGGAtgaaaattgagaaaaaaatctttaaaagtcTGAGACCCCTACTAAAAGTTGTCTAcgttctaatatacatacatacatatggtgtCCGAATACTGTGGATTTGCATTGCGagcgaacatatgtacatatttatgtatatacaaaaattatttttttagatgaAATGTCGTGTTTTCTTCTTTTTGTTGACATCTATTTTCAtgcaatttatatttcaatcttatttgaagtctattattattaattttttatggcAACAAATAATATGGTCAGTAACTTTACCAAAAATTTAGTGACAATAATGTACTGTAGGTACACGGATAAAAAGAACATTCAAAAAAAGGTCATTAAACCGCTTTTTGTTGTATTGGTCGCTGACTGCCTGACAAACAGAAAATAGTCAAGAAGTCAGTGACCACTAatataaattactgatcattgAGAgtcaagagattgaaatgacaatagaCGAGTGATATGGCAAAAATAATGGATGAAAGATGAACAAAAGATGTGCTGAAATGCTATCCGAAAGAATTAAATATGCTGAACGGAAAGGCGCAAGGAAGATGAGgggatgaaatttaaatttgagatgagatatgtagatgacagtttcgcaaaacaaagacgaatggaagcgtgttggagaagtctccatccagcagtagatggtgaatgggtgttaataatgatgatgatattattcGTTTTTTGATTTGTACTCTGATTAACCTAATTGATAGTAAAATtatcacatttttaatttaaaatattgaaatgattcAAAATTAACATTCATTGAAATCGAGCTTACAAATAACGATTCCAATTGTGTGGCTTACAGTTAAATTACTTTCGATTGGcacattttatgattttatatttacgTTTTTATGTAAATTAGTTGATTATTGGATTTCGCTTGTTTATTTGTTCAGATGATTATTTTATGCTAATAATTCCATGCATTTTTTGATAtgttgatttattaatatatatatcaatacgTAGACATAGCAACTACATATACttacgtatatttataatacgatGTGAAATATTGTGACTACGATGTGATGCGCGGAAAcattgcaatatacatattttttaagcgaCATCACGAACATCCACGAGGATTTAATCAAACTTTCGTGCAGTTTTACATTCGAAACTAGATCTTCGTTTGAAAAACTTCTAACGActttattttacgatttttaatCTAAACTTGCACATCACACGTTAAATCGCGCAGTTCATTTGCTAGGTACACTTTGAGTGGGTAGACACTGTGGGGGGACGCAAAGGAATGCATACAGTGACCGTTGGGCGAAACTGCATTTTGCACATGCACTCGTTTATCTTCTTCACTCTGTTTGACACTCCCTTGCAGATAAGAACGCGTGTTTGAAGCTTCACTTGCATTTGAGTGCACTCTAGGACGAGTTTGCCGCAGAGCTTCTCGCGCGTGTGATTGATGGCGCGTTTTAAAACAATTTCGCATTATTTATGTGTTGCCACAAATGTGTGTGTTGCCATCTCCACTCTCTGCGACATCTATTTTTCCTGGTATGGTCGTATTTGGCCCGACGCCAAGCCGTACTCCGGTTCAAAGCGCGTTAATGGAGCCTAGGCGTATATTCTTAACCAGACACTTAACACTCGGTTAGTGGAACTAATTAATTTTCGTGTtgctctttatttattttattaccccTTCTGGATCTGGAGGgtgttttaatttatgtaacaTTCGCTAATACCATAATTCTAATTGAAATTTAGCACGTAAGACGGTTAAATTACTGTTACTGTTAATCAAGTTGCGCCTACATCACTAAtgaaatgtttgttttttttgtttcaggtatgTACAGATGATGATTTTCACACTTAATCAGAAAATAGTAACGTTTTTATGTAAGcaagttttttaatatttctaagattttaattttctataatTTGATATACAACATCAATCTGGTTTAAAATCagtttggatattatttcacctttaaataaaaaacaaataaatatgaattaaaatttgtatgattAATCTTTGTAGTATGTGCATACGTTGAcatacacatttgtacatattacatcatacatacatacatatttaaaagcaaaacatggaaaaaaatctttttttttttatattatatgtacgaaatttagaaaaagaaaattgacATCTTAATAATTAAGCGTTCCATTATTTTGTTTATCTGTAAATTATTTGCGATTTGCTTAACACATATTATGGgaaatataaaagtataaaataaagtaattcatAAACTGCTCTCTTATAAGAAATTTATGAAATCATTTCTTGTAAAGGAATGTAtcattgatattattatttagaaaatCATTGCTTAGACgcgttttcatatacatacatatgtaccagtggcgggcggtgacttttcaaacaagggatgctgtcccttgtttgaaaaaaaaaaccgaccaatttattttttaaaatttaattttattcttcgttcctttttacaaaattcatcgataaccgcatcatagaattttttattgttttttaaatttgacattattttcttttcgattgcaattaaagcaagaccagagagtctttcttcactttgactacttctggtgaacgttttaattcttttcatagtcgaaaatgatcgttcagccgatgcgctcgtggaaggtatcgtacaaattaattgtattaaactaaatacttgttccaaaacgtctattagatcatctttcacaattaattcctttacgtcatttatagatttcaaatgaaaatcttgcgttgagtacatgtaaattaattcgctttttaatttcataaaatcaaagtattttccataagttaggtggagtgatttaaataggaaatctggaaaattattttcatattctttaaattttttgacgttaaaaaattcgagaaattttaaattttcgatatctcgaaatcgattggttgtatttactgaaagagtttctaaaatttcagaatagtgaagtttatacgttgttttcacatcttcttcacattcagcatattttctttttctattaaaatttttagttattactttgttccacaatgaatcaaaatcgtcttttttgttatctaaatattttacaaattttttaatttcacttacgcaatacgatatgtcaaaggtttttttttgtaaaatttcaaataaaaaatctgccgaattaaatattgcagaaaataaatgcaaattgaaattgaattcaaactcttttaaataacgatgaaggacttcagcatttatgacagcatcagtatcccattcgtcttcgtcattaattatttgattaaatatttccattaattctgtttgatattctaatatcatatttaaaattttgctattgtagttccatcgtgtaggggcagcagtgggaaatcgtttttttatttgacaatcgagaagggaaattcttcttgaagacttacaaaaaaaagttgaaaatgacaacatacggctgaaaaaacgtttgcatccggatatatgtttaacagattgcgacaaaactaaattcaatctgtgagcgtaacaatggacaaataaagaattaggacaaatatctcgaatttttcgttgcactccattatgctccccggacattacagccgctccatcgtacgtttgtgcaattaatttgtccaaacaaccaaattcttccaaggtctcacgtatgtgctgaaaaagagcattagctgttctattgggactaacatcgacaaatccaacaaatctctcctgaatttcattattttcatctacatatctaaaaatagtagatagctgagctttgcgactgatatctgtagattcgtccacaattatggaaacaaattttgatgcacgtatttcagttttaatctcatctagcaagacttttgatattgcggataccaagtcattttgtatatggttcgatagtccagtaaacaccgtagagttatctaaatgagttttcaattttatgtctgattcactcaacagatacagcaattcaatataattccctctattttccgattcctggtgctcaaaatgtcctcgtaaaggttgttcttgttttgctaaaaaatagatcgcgcttattaatttcgacaaaatgtatctatttgcagtaacttctttgttgtgcatttcaatatttgctttaaattgagcccttaaaaaattttctatacgaggtccctttccaaattttttaaattgagcagcagaacatatgtgagcttgagaacattcatgtctcttgcgcgatttacttaaattgtttaggtcagaaaatccaaatttactccagacattcacttcttgagaaaataaaatacatggccaacagaataatttcgttaagtgagcacatccacaaatccatgaaattttttcgtatgtttctgtgttaaaataccttttaaatgtttttgttttagactgaatatttaatattggtgtgggtttggggctcttaacaataatctccttttcattaaatgggagagaagcaaatcttcttttcagcacattttcaattaaacaattgcaattattattgatctcgacgacaagtccactctcattgttattttcgatatccatattaaaggcaataatgaaaactcgtaagtagtggaacagtaaactaaaaataaagttagacgaaactaatttaaatgaaaacttaattcaaaagtaaaaaataaccaacttacagtataaatgattaacttcgtctaaagaaatgaatcggctagctttttgataaataacttggggcgtagcgtgcggaaatatcgatcaacagcggcttccaagtgaaactcaatagataagcaaacagagaaaccgaatccaccgtagaggttaaacaagtgtcaacgcgtccgcgcgaatatgacagcctcatagtgcgcatgcgcaaatgggatcggtccgaactccgaatccatgacgcgcgcgcacttcactcagcgtctactcgccagcgtcactcgcctgtggccggcctatgcgaatgcggcctatgcgaatccttaataaaaattatcaaaagatcctatataatgcatcatgtaacaaaaaacacgtgatatgtgaaatatatatcatatactacatcataatcacgtacatcactaagaatacatcgaagcgaaattcaaatatttattaaaaatactcttggctttttaaagttataggggatgcgccgcatccaccgcatccatggaccgcacgccactgatatgtacatatctttactgaaatattttaatatgtcgTATAAAATTCCGCCAAAGATACattaatactattattatagttagatattttcattttttttaaagataagtttttgtatattttcagaGAAAGATTAAATATGTCGTTTAAAAAACTACATAAATGACACATAAGTAttgataaatacattatatatgaattgtaaatatgtacatacgtatacatatatagaattgaGAATGTCCATGCTAAATTTGTTTTGAAACTTTACTAATGATGAAATTCAAATCTAGCCTaatatctgaattttttttttgattttaattttaaaaccttTTTATATTGTTCATATGTACGATATCTGTAATACTCATCTTAAGTTTTAACAATCTTAttctaattgataataatttagtGATGATTAATtactttacatatttttttcttttttatttgta
The nucleotide sequence above comes from Arctopsyche grandis isolate Sample6627 chromosome 4, ASM5162203v2, whole genome shotgun sequence. Encoded proteins:
- the LOC143910245 gene encoding zinc finger MYM-type protein 1-like; this translates as MPPKKDSEGEVVIQEVIDFNILTKFIKRYDGSSIPLYEFIDDCENALILASESQRKILLNYIVSQITGSARIIISNINTRDFNSIKEALVRNYSPHKNYSTLLLELQQLKQRHDEDVTKFMNRIQTATNSLIKSIKNCNIKSKADEFNGQIKLIDELSLQRMIHGNKCQQTRIVFYSTHPKTLLDAYKTALEIETDTARNKNCNICGREGHSSNTCFKNKDSSISESIGSIHLNLEFAHHKVYIMKDDEIDTTYDGIIGADFFEINQAEICYKTNKLIINETIKIDLLNNNKDNEDDEILNNYIVKPRTETITKVEITNPEIIKSEIIDDELNQEGVYLVNANENNETLCTTLNTTDQQLRIDNLKVEFKPISISTEINNFENETKQEQPLRGHFEHQESENRGNYIELLYLLSESDIKLKTHLDNSTVFTGLSNHIQNDLVSAISKVLLDEIKTEIRASKFVSIIVDESTDISRKAQLSTIFRYVDENNEIQERFVGFVDVSPNRTANALFQHIRETLEEFGCLDKLIAQTYDGAAVMSGEHNGVQRKIRDICPNSLFVHCYAHRLNLVLSQSVKHISGCKRFFSRMLSFSTFFCKSSRRISLLDCQIKKRFPTAAPTRWNYNSKILNMILEYQTELMEIFNQIINDEDEWDTDAVINAEVLHRYLKEFEFNFNLHLFSAIFNSADFLFEILQKKTFDISYCVSEIKKFVKYLDNKKDDFDSLWNKVITKNFNRKRKYAECEEDVKTTYKLHYSEILETLSVNTTNRFRDIENLKFLEFFNVKKFKEYENNFPDFLFKSLHLTYGKYFDFMKLKSELIYMYSTQDFHLKSINDVKELIVKDDLIDVLEQVFSLIQLICTIPSTSASAERSFSTMKRIKTFTRSSQSEERLSGLALIAIEKKIMSNLKNNKKFYDAVIDEFCKKERRIKLNFKK